The DNA sequence atatttttcaaaattttggaaaggaaagctttttcacttttatcccGGTTGAGTTTCGGTTGATAAGCTTTACTTAACttattttgaattgagtttgatttagcATGCTATATGGTTTGTGCCATTGTTGCTCTTTTGAAAGTGTTGGACTCATAGCTTTCTTCCTATGAACGGACTAAATTCTCTATTAAATCTTCCATCTCTATGAATGTCATACTTGACTTTGTTTTTAACTAATCTTTTACATCTTGTGAACGTTACCATTGATCTTGGTTTTTCCAATCTTGTGAATCTCATTCTTATGTGAGTTAGTTTGATTCGTTTCAAAATAGTGCATCGTTTATCCTCTCGTTGTCTTTacaagagttttttttttagtcaaagatttatCCTTGAGAAATTACTAATGATTGGGTTGTCTTTTCCTATGACTTTGTATTCTTTTGAATCAATTGAAAGCTTGTTTGATGTCTCATGCCTAGTGGATCTTGTTTGAACTACTTTGACTTAAGATCCTTCCTTGTATGACTTAACTCCTTTTAAGTACATTCTAATCTCCTTGAATATCCTTCGAAGATGGTGATTTCAAGAACACTTTGGATTCTTGTTTTGAACTTTTAAAGAagttttgaattctctttgaagaagttctaaatggaatttattttctattgCTTGATTGAGATTGAAACCATTGTTCGATTTTGACAAAGTTGATTTAAATTTGGCATGCGCTATTTTAAATGAAGTTTCGAATGGCTTCGTTGTTTAATGGAAACCTATCCATTTGTAACGCACCGCTTATTGCCTTTACCAAATTGTAAGCAAATTTTATCTTGGAAATTCTTTTctaaaaagagtttaattttcTCTTTCGTCCTTGCTATGAATGTTATACACGTTTGTTGGAGTATGGACTCtggaaatttttgaacaagcatttgatttcTCTTCCGAGTTTTATGATTGCCTTTGGTTAAGTTGTGCACCTAATtatctttctaaaatatttgaggAGATATTTTAGCCTTTAGCCAAACTTGTGTGCACCTTGTTTTTAAAATTCTGCATGATCTGTTTCAACATAAAAATTGTATTACAGCAAAGCCACGTTATTGCTTTTGTTATTCTCTTGGAGAATGCTTGTTACTTAACCTTTCTTCTAAATTGCGAAGTGATTTTTTCGCAAGTTTTCAATTCTTTTATGAACAATGTATTCGGAAGTATTTTTAATCATGCTCTTGAGTTCTGTGAGTTTTATCTTGGGTTTGAAATATTTTCTTCTGTAAACATCATGCTTCCTCGACTTAGCTTGAGTTTGTTTCAAACTGATGCGCTGGTTTTCTTCTTATTGATCCTATTGGATTTCTTTGATTCAAGGGTCATCTTTGAGGTTGTCAATTGTATTGTGTCTAGCAAACTTCATTGCTTGAGTATCCTTGGCCATCTGGGATTGGATACATCTTCTCAAATCTATTATTGCTATCCTTGACATTTGACTCTCCTTTCTAAATCTTGTTTCCTTCTGAGTAGACTCGAGAGTTGTTTTGATATCACGTGCGACTTGTAGACGTAGTAACACGATgcgttagttctttaagacgtGATATGTGTATATAGAAGGTGAAACAGTAGGTGTACCATGTTTTGAGTTGTGGGTATTTTGTCTTTCGCAGACGAGTTTGCGGGTGTTAGGCTTATGTTGGCTATGAGGTTGTACAATGTTTGGTCGAGTTGGAAAATTGAAGCTCTAAAGTGGGAACGAGTTTTGTCAGCGAACGGTATGCCACTGTTTAAATACCAACATGTTTTGCAGCCTTTTACCACACTAATTACCACTTTGCTTTGTGAACACCTATCTTGATTTGCACGCTATTGTGGCACCTCAAGTGTTTGTAAAGCCTTGAGATCATATGACCTTGTGCATTGAGCCTATCTTGTAACGTTTGctttgcaatcccattcctacCTTTGTATCCTTATGCATACGACCATCCAAGTATTTGAAAACcgtatatatatgtttatatgttgagaagtatttttgcttcttccttaaatgtgttcaagggtgaactgttaggaaatttttttcgttttgtatcaatttttgaggacgaaaatttttatacggtgggtagaatgtaagacccagaacttttgaaaagtcttttTGTGAGCAAGTcaatcatatagttatttatagccttaatttcagaaattattttattaaagataactaatgcaagttttgatttattggatttgagatgagttatgattattatccaattttataattattggattattttctatatttaaattataaagttgccagttatgaaataataagaattttatatgatttggattagataagtaatattttaaatattaatacttctattttagaaaatgaagaaattaagtatattatttcttattatttgatttgggcattttattgaaaataattgtAAGTTGATGAACGAATAGTATTTTATACATTATTGTTAttggattagaatttatttataattactatattatccatatttttaagtaaaattaCTATAATGCCCCTTACCCTAATTTTGGCATACCCTTCCCCCCATTCCCCCTTCATGCTGTGCAGCCTCAAACCCCCTTCTTCACTGTCCTTGCTGCGCAGCCTTTATGCTGAACACCCACACCCACACTCTTCTTTGAGAAACGCATCACACACACACCCACAAAGCACAGTTGGCCGAGGGAGGAGAATCGCACCGGCGCGTCGGTCTTCACCACCGCCGTCGCGCTGGGCCGTTGTACTCCACGCTGTGCCGTTGCCGCTGCACACCGAGGGAAGAGAGATCGAGAACAGAGCTGCAATTGGAGGGGAAGAGACTGACGGGAAGGGCCTCGCGAGGAGCGTTCACGCCGTGCCGCCGCCAGCGCTGGGGTCTGACGCCGCCTGTCACCGTCGGGAGCTTCCTTGCCGTTGCCACAGAAGTTGCCTTTGCCGGCGCCGTTGGAGGCGCGAACGGAAGAACGCCGTTGAGAAGGAAAATGTGAGCTGCGAGCCACGGGCTGAGGAGAAGCTCCACCCTCGTTGTCGCTGGAGGAGTTCTGTGCGTTGCCGTCGAGGGTTACCGCGGGTGGGGAGAAGACGCCGCCGCCTCACGCCGCTGTCACCATCTGAGCTCGCTGCTGCTGATTATGGTAAGCCCAAACCGTCGCCGGCAAAGGGATTCAGGCCACCACAGGTGTTGCTGCCGGAAAAGGGAACTGCATCTCCATAATTCTGGCCGCCGGGAGAGGTTCTGTGACCTCTGGAAGCACCGCCAGAGTTCCGGACTCAGCTTCTGCAACTCGAGACCCTGCTGCCGTCGCCGGAAAAGTTTGCCGATAAGGGTTTTATTTGAGGTTTCTGTCCTTTTTGAGTTCTGAGAATATCGTACTCACTGCGTGTTGGTTTCAGTTGGCGCGATCTGAAATTGTCGTCGCTGTCGCTTGAGGTGGCTGCCGCGTTGCCGCTGAACCAGTTCGGAGACCGCCGCTGTTTCGGTTCAGCCGCTCCTTCTTCGGTTCGGTAAGCGTTTCAATTTGAAAGCCCTTTCGTTATTATTCTATTATCTCACGCTGAGGTTTGTGGCGTTAATTGCTATAAGATTGAGTTCGGTTTTTGTATATTGCGATTAGAGTTGTTGAGACTGTTGCGAAAGTGGCTTGGAGTTGAGGTTTTGGTTGCCGTCAGTTCGATTTGAGGTGGAAAGGACTTGATGAGTCATCTGGGTTATGgaattgcgttttgaggtaggggcgatTTCTAAAagctatgttttatgtattggaattattacatatggatactgatgtgagatattgtgtatttggtgattgtatctgccttatgtattacttgattgactcgaatgattatggatgttggtttcGCTGAATTAttgtgcggctttgtgaaatgtaatgttttgaagttgattctttaaagatttgaaatctgagtttaatccgctgaggattgatttgatttgagttaattgttttgatgatttgaaaagtcgaatgcacttttggattcagcctggtttactttaattgattcggttttggacaaatgatttgttattgagCCCTTTCTTTAAAGCcttggaaatgagttaaatcgattgatattgagttaattttgaaatagtatccttgagatacgccactgaggcgattgttggatttagcatgctttgaattgatttctggttttgtgttgttgaaaaggaatgaggaacggtttagttgggacccgaaccgggttgcaaaagtccaagttttaggggaggtgctgccgaaatttctataaaatccgaGTCCTTATTGAAATGTTGTCTGGAAAATGATGAATTAAAGacttttactattttatttgaattatcaaGAAAAGGATGATTCATGCTTTCAAAATGAGTTAGTAAAGAGGAAATTGTGATTTAGTCTTGCTTCTTAAGGAAGGCCTTGTACCTCTTTCAGGAGAAGGTTAATTAGATGAAAGTTGTGTTTTAAAGCTGTTTGAATGTGAAAAGGATTTATGCCTTTGAATTTGACTTGGGGGTTTCAATTAAAGAAGTTTCAATGACTTTGAAAGAACCTGAATGCCTATTGACAAGTTTCATTTTGAAATGTTTTGAGAAATGTTTTAAGTACtctttgaattttgaaatcttgcaagactaaaacaattttgaacAGTTGAAACATTCTAGAATTTATCAAGGGGGTTGAAGTTGGTTTTGCCTAAGTAAAGGAAACGGCTTTGAAAGAAGTGAATGATTACGTGACTCAGTTTGGCATAGATCCTATTTTATCACTCAAATCAGAAAGCCAAggttttaatgattttaaatgattttggcggaatgagttatgttattctcccctaaagacttggaACTCTGTCGGGAAAACTTTTCTTATAAAAttccattgttggatgggtgattttgaatactttgaaataaatccttaacttgccatggttttgggagttttggaaagagaatgccgagggtggctttgttttaaaaagagaactcactttgagtaaatttggcttatgagcctgagatgatttgagaaatgagatctttaaagtcaaggctgaaaagagttgaaatttgatttcaaagtgaaatggcttgagaaaagtgagttatggcttaaatgccggttatatgaatttgatgatgttaaATGgtggaatggctgtgtatgatgtTGATTTATGGCTGATTGCCGAATGAGTTATGGGTCGTATGActgattatgaattatgaatttaagccgaagggctgtatttattgataaattggctggttctggattgaaccgtgagccggatggctgagatggatggtgatccatggTTGAGTACAAATGCATGTATGcaattgaatgaattgtgaatttaagccggatggctgagatgaatGTTGTATGCgagtatgcttgtgttttctctttggttgtaagggtgacagggcactgataccctctaatggcgacagggcgcagataccctctaatgataataatgcgcaacagagagactgtgtcCGGGTTAgttaccggacacgtcgggttggcttggtaaccgacagatgatatcatcagccactaggacaggcatgcatcatatgcatctatgtgacattgtttgggtgtgcatattgtacgtGGTTTTCctttgtgattaactgctaattgttctacttgctgtaactgtttgtttgtgcttgaatTTCCTATCTGCGTTTGCATCTGggactctgttggattgtggtgattggttgatggttggattgtttgggcctagggccgtggttggaaTGGGATgaaccgatggttgatttcggttttgtgtttctggtttggaataaagTATGAAATGCTAATTTGGTTCAGCATAGTTACAcctttttgaaaggcttttgagtttttgagaattgaacagtttctcttttagaaaagattttagatttctcttttattgtaaactgttgtttttgaaaagaggtataagacggttattaatcactggtatggtttatcttcacgtatcctattacagtaattcccaaaaaccctctactgagaaccctttcgaggatgatgttctcaccccctatatttttcccctttcaggatatgggcgcagaagtcatgaagagtttatttaattgttgttgagatgctctgtattgctttagattattatttttgtaccctcgcctttaccttgatatattctgtaagagggataggaattgtattgggtAATGTTTGtagtattatttatatatatgtatgtatatatatatatggatgtactcttgaTGAGcttttgtaagttgtatggtatctATGGATGTACGTTATCGAATGAAAGTAAATTTTGGAGCAGTATTGcgatttaaagttttaaacaggctcatattttagtattaaatagtataagtgtcgtcgtaatgtccgagctatcagagttgtgcagccggaagcgtgagctttggtagttagggtgttataACTATAGTGATATCTACGTCATTTCCAACGCTGAGTCAACTGTTGCACATGGCCTGGTCCGGTCCAAAGACCCGGCCCGATCCCGAACACTTTAGgggctaatttggtgtgatttcacCGGGTTTAGGGCCGGGTAAGGGTCAcaaaaatagacccggtcattaATTCGGGTCGGGTCCGGGCCATAGCTCCGGTCACGCGAAGTCGGTTCGATGGCCCGGTCATCATGCACAATTAATATtctgtgttattagtgatggatcaTGGCTATTCTTTtgtggaatttaagtattgtaaactttaatattttgtgttattagtcattatatgactataagttaatgttttatgtttagaatgcataagattttagactaatgcataatattgtgttatttgtattgatttaaatatt is a window from the Arachis stenosperma cultivar V10309 chromosome 3, arast.V10309.gnm1.PFL2, whole genome shotgun sequence genome containing:
- the LOC130968738 gene encoding uncharacterized protein LOC130968738, encoding MPLTLILAYPSPHSPFMLCSLKPPSSLSLLRSLYAEHPHPHSSLRNASHTHPQSTVGRGRRIAPARRSSPPPSRWAVVLHAVPLPLHTEGREIENRAAIGGEETDGKGLARSVHAVPPPALGSDAACHRRELPCRCHRSCLCRRRWRRERKNAVEKENVSCEPRAEEKLHPRCRWRSSVRCRRGLPRVGRRRRRLTPLSPSELAAADYGKPKPSPAKGFRPPQVLLPEKGTASP